A genome region from Candidatus Tanganyikabacteria bacterium includes the following:
- a CDS encoding SagB/ThcOx family dehydrogenase, whose amino-acid sequence MASRSLAEYYHQATKYDPDTIARRGRQLDWANQPVPFKEYEDAPRIDLARYLPVDPAQLSDRELRRLARSEDPAEQLRNDLSHLLYFTYGVTAIVHYPDRPFYMRAAPSAGGLYPAEVYVLSRGTDALPAGLYNYQVRTHSLAQVVRADLWPDLEAACFKHPALAGARLAVVLSGVFFRSAWRYEDRAYRRILLDTGHALGNLALYAPLVDLAAVPLGGFVDKRINDVLLVPDDEEGALCVVPLLPAGAVTPDLLAKRALRSKAVAQQAVPEGRRLLALHEASRILEGSRPETSRRRRVEGEEARHAWMKFAPPIALGDAPPDWGDRLSETILKRRSTRNYAGSDFTREQLGMILAAQDGSNDLLFAPDLLETYVAVHRVAGLEPGCYHRSRENGQLRQLRFKDLTEEVQFLCLNQDLGGQAAAVVFHTADLPGAIAGYGNRAYRYLHLDAGHLGQRVNLAAIHLGLGASGIGGFFDDRVNDLLGIPESEAVVYVTTLGVPAQRGSTEAAS is encoded by the coding sequence ATGGCCTCCCGGAGTCTCGCCGAGTACTATCACCAGGCGACCAAGTACGATCCCGACACGATCGCGCGTCGGGGGCGGCAACTCGACTGGGCCAACCAGCCGGTGCCCTTCAAGGAGTACGAGGATGCGCCGCGCATCGACCTGGCGCGCTACCTCCCGGTCGACCCGGCGCAACTGTCCGACCGGGAATTGCGGCGCCTGGCGCGCTCGGAAGATCCGGCCGAGCAGTTGCGTAACGACCTGTCGCACCTGCTCTACTTCACCTACGGCGTGACGGCGATCGTCCACTACCCCGACCGGCCTTTCTACATGCGGGCCGCGCCGAGCGCCGGCGGCCTGTACCCGGCCGAGGTCTACGTGCTGTCGCGCGGGACCGACGCCCTGCCGGCCGGCCTCTACAACTACCAGGTGCGCACCCACTCGCTCGCGCAGGTGGTTCGGGCCGACCTGTGGCCCGACCTGGAGGCCGCGTGCTTCAAGCACCCGGCACTGGCCGGGGCGCGACTGGCGGTGGTGCTCAGCGGCGTCTTCTTCCGCAGCGCGTGGCGCTACGAAGATCGGGCCTACCGGCGAATCCTGCTCGACACCGGCCACGCGCTGGGCAACCTGGCGCTGTACGCCCCCCTGGTGGACCTGGCGGCCGTGCCCCTGGGAGGGTTCGTGGACAAGCGCATCAACGACGTCCTGCTCGTGCCCGACGACGAGGAAGGCGCGCTGTGCGTCGTCCCCCTGCTGCCCGCGGGCGCGGTGACTCCCGATCTCCTGGCCAAGCGCGCCCTGCGCTCCAAGGCGGTCGCGCAGCAGGCCGTGCCGGAAGGCCGGCGCCTCCTCGCCCTGCACGAGGCGTCGCGCATCCTCGAGGGGTCGCGCCCGGAGACCTCGCGCCGCAGGCGCGTCGAGGGCGAGGAAGCCCGCCACGCCTGGATGAAGTTCGCCCCGCCGATCGCGCTGGGCGACGCGCCGCCCGACTGGGGCGATCGGCTCTCCGAGACCATCCTCAAGCGCCGATCCACGCGCAACTACGCCGGTTCGGACTTCACGCGCGAGCAACTCGGAATGATCCTGGCCGCGCAGGATGGCTCGAACGATCTGCTGTTCGCCCCCGACCTCCTCGAGACCTACGTCGCCGTGCACCGCGTGGCCGGCCTCGAGCCGGGCTGCTACCACCGCTCCCGCGAGAACGGCCAGTTGCGCCAGCTCCGCTTCAAGGATCTCACCGAGGAAGTGCAGTTCTTGTGCCTCAACCAGGATCTGGGCGGCCAGGCGGCGGCCGTCGTCTTCCACACCGCCGATCTGCCGGGGGCCATTGCCGGGTACGGCAACCGCGCCTACCGCTACCTCCACCTCGACGCCGGCCACCTTGGCCAGCGAGTAAACCTCGCCGCCATCCACCTGGGTCTGGGCGCCTCGGGCATCGGCGGGTTCTTCGACGACCGGGTCAACGATCTCCTGGGGATCCCGGAGAGCGAGGCGGTGGTGTACGTGACCACCCTGGGCGTCCCCGCGCAACGCGGGTCGACCGAGGCCGCAAGCTAG